In a genomic window of Echeneis naucrates chromosome 4, fEcheNa1.1, whole genome shotgun sequence:
- the acot11b gene encoding acyl-coenzyme A thioesterase 11b isoform X4: MEVGIMVTCEDLYTDRQWKVCHAFATFVAKRTEAGKVQLKQVFPHTQMEQMEYSLAAERRRMRLIHAEIITDLLSSSTAQLGTAWRHKGECQEYQDAVPAERTRVESVELVLPPHANHQVSTFGGQIMAWMENVATIAASRLCNAHPTLRSIDMFHFRGPSHIGDRLVLKAIVNNAFKHSMEVGVCAEAYQGGEPLRHINSAFMTFEVLDSDRKPCTLPRIRPEPVDGKRRYKEAIARKKIRLDRKYIISSKHTEVPLSVPWDSSNQMYLSYNNVSALKLMDTRNNWILTSEKNKVRLYTLEENQMLSFKVEMHVSVGAGQTFHLLSDLRRRKEWDQHYEECEVINQADEDDTLYRVATPSVSKRGKGQDFILLASRRKPCDAGDPYLIALRSVTLPTHPPTEDYTRGEVLCAGFAIWEESSTVTKVTYYNKATPGVLPYISTDIAGLSSSFYSAFSACSHFLEANKDSVAALPPFSPQHSSNNTVSVKL; the protein is encoded by the exons ATGGAG GTGGGCATAATGGTGACATGTGAAGACCTTTacactgacagacagtggaAGGTCTGCCATGCCTTTGCCACCTTTGTTGCTAAACGAACCGAAGCTGGGAAG GTACAGCTAAAGCAGGtttttcctcacacacaaaTGGAGCAGATGGAGTACAGTCTGGCAGCAGAGCGGAGGAGGATGAGGCTTATCCATGCTGAGATCATTACAGATCtactgagcagcagcacagctcaACTGGGTACAGCTTGGAGACACAAAG GAGAATGCCAGGAGTATCAGGACGCTGTGCCAGCTGAGCGAACACGAGTGGAGAGTGTGGAGCTGGTGTTACCCCCACATGCCAATCACCAAGTCAGCACCTTCGGAGGCCAGATCATGGCCTGGATGGAGAATGTGGCAACAATCGCAGCAAG TCGCTTGTGTAATGCACACCCGACCTTGAGGTCTATAGACATGTTCCATTTTCGGGGCCCATCTCACATTGGAGACAGACTGGTCCTGAAAGCCATTGTTAACAATGCTTTCAAACACAG CATGGAGGTGGGAGTATGTGCTGAGGCCTACCAAGGTGGAGAACCTCTACGCCATATAAATAGTGCTTTTATGACCTTTGAGGTGCTGGACAGTGACAGGAAACCATGCACGCTGCCACGGATACGACCTGAGCCGGTG GATGGAAAAAGGCGTTATAAAGAAGCCATCGCAAGAAAGAAGATTCGGCTTGATAG GAAATACATAATCTCCAGCAAGCATACTGAAGTGCCCTTGTCTGTACCGTGGGATTCAAGTAACCAG atgtACTTGAGCTACAACAACGTATCAGCACTGAAACTAATGGATACCAGAAACAACTGGATATTAACCTCTGAGAAAAATAAG GTCAGATTATACACGCTGGAGGAAAACCAGATGCTGTCTTTTAAGGTGGAGATGCATGTCAGTGTCGGAGCAGGGCAGACTTTCCACCTGCTGTCAgacctgaggaggagaaaagagtgGGACCAACATTATGA GGAGTGTGAGGTGATCAACCAGGCAGATGAGGATGACACCCTTTATCGTGTCGCTACACCCTCTGTCAGTAAAAGGGGCAAAGGCCAGGACTTCATCTTACTGGCATCTAGGAGGAAGCCGTGTGATGCTGG GGACCCATATCTGATCGCTTTGCGCTCTGTCACTTTGCCCACTCACCCTCCCACTGAGGACTACACCAGGGGAGAGGTGCTCTGCGCTGGCTTCGCAATCTGGGAAGAGTCCAGCACTGTCACCAAG GTCACCTACTACAACAAGGCGACACCAGGCGTCCTCCCCTACATCTCCACAGACATCGCTGGCCTCTCATCCAGCTTCTACAGCGCCTTCTCCGCCTGCAGCCACTTTCTGGAGGCCAACAAGGACAGTGTGGCTGCTCTGCCGCCCTTTTcaccacaacacagcagcaacaatacAGTCTCAGTGAAGCTCTGA
- the acot11b gene encoding acyl-coenzyme A thioesterase 11b isoform X2, with protein sequence MTSEVDNANIMLDPLDIQEGEETYRNPTEVKMSQIVLPCHANHCGELSVGQLLKWMDSTACLSAERHASCSCITASVDDIHFEHTIGVGNVVNIIAKVNRAFTSSMEVGIMVTCEDLYTDRQWKVCHAFATFVAKRTEAGKVQLKQVFPHTQMEQMEYSLAAERRRMRLIHAEIITDLLSSSTAQLGECQEYQDAVPAERTRVESVELVLPPHANHQVSTFGGQIMAWMENVATIAASRLCNAHPTLRSIDMFHFRGPSHIGDRLVLKAIVNNAFKHSMEVGVCAEAYQGGEPLRHINSAFMTFEVLDSDRKPCTLPRIRPEPVDGKRRYKEAIARKKIRLDRKYIISSKHTEVPLSVPWDSSNQMYLSYNNVSALKLMDTRNNWILTSEKNKVRLYTLEENQMLSFKVEMHVSVGAGQTFHLLSDLRRRKEWDQHYEECEVINQADEDDTLYRVATPSVSKRGKGQDFILLASRRKPCDAGDPYLIALRSVTLPTHPPTEDYTRGEVLCAGFAIWEESSTVTKVTYYNKATPGVLPYISTDIAGLSSSFYSAFSACSHFLEANKDSVAALPPFSPQHSSNNTVSVKL encoded by the exons ATGACATCAGAGGTGGACAATGCCAACATCATGCTTGACCCGCTGGACATTCAGGAAGGCGAGGAAACGTACAGAAACCCCACTGAAGTGAAGATGAGCCAGATTGTGCTACCCTGCCATGCCAACCACTGTGGGGAGCTGAGCGTTGGGCAGCTGCTGAAGTGGATGGATTCCACAGCCTGTTTATCTG CTGAGAGACATGCATCTTGTTCCTGTATCACAGCCTCAGTTGACGACATCCATTTTGAACACACCATAGG GGTGGGAAATGTCGTCAACATCATTGCAAAAGTCAACAGAGCCTTCACTTCCAGTATGGAG GTGGGCATAATGGTGACATGTGAAGACCTTTacactgacagacagtggaAGGTCTGCCATGCCTTTGCCACCTTTGTTGCTAAACGAACCGAAGCTGGGAAG GTACAGCTAAAGCAGGtttttcctcacacacaaaTGGAGCAGATGGAGTACAGTCTGGCAGCAGAGCGGAGGAGGATGAGGCTTATCCATGCTGAGATCATTACAGATCtactgagcagcagcacagctcaACTGG GAGAATGCCAGGAGTATCAGGACGCTGTGCCAGCTGAGCGAACACGAGTGGAGAGTGTGGAGCTGGTGTTACCCCCACATGCCAATCACCAAGTCAGCACCTTCGGAGGCCAGATCATGGCCTGGATGGAGAATGTGGCAACAATCGCAGCAAG TCGCTTGTGTAATGCACACCCGACCTTGAGGTCTATAGACATGTTCCATTTTCGGGGCCCATCTCACATTGGAGACAGACTGGTCCTGAAAGCCATTGTTAACAATGCTTTCAAACACAG CATGGAGGTGGGAGTATGTGCTGAGGCCTACCAAGGTGGAGAACCTCTACGCCATATAAATAGTGCTTTTATGACCTTTGAGGTGCTGGACAGTGACAGGAAACCATGCACGCTGCCACGGATACGACCTGAGCCGGTG GATGGAAAAAGGCGTTATAAAGAAGCCATCGCAAGAAAGAAGATTCGGCTTGATAG GAAATACATAATCTCCAGCAAGCATACTGAAGTGCCCTTGTCTGTACCGTGGGATTCAAGTAACCAG atgtACTTGAGCTACAACAACGTATCAGCACTGAAACTAATGGATACCAGAAACAACTGGATATTAACCTCTGAGAAAAATAAG GTCAGATTATACACGCTGGAGGAAAACCAGATGCTGTCTTTTAAGGTGGAGATGCATGTCAGTGTCGGAGCAGGGCAGACTTTCCACCTGCTGTCAgacctgaggaggagaaaagagtgGGACCAACATTATGA GGAGTGTGAGGTGATCAACCAGGCAGATGAGGATGACACCCTTTATCGTGTCGCTACACCCTCTGTCAGTAAAAGGGGCAAAGGCCAGGACTTCATCTTACTGGCATCTAGGAGGAAGCCGTGTGATGCTGG GGACCCATATCTGATCGCTTTGCGCTCTGTCACTTTGCCCACTCACCCTCCCACTGAGGACTACACCAGGGGAGAGGTGCTCTGCGCTGGCTTCGCAATCTGGGAAGAGTCCAGCACTGTCACCAAG GTCACCTACTACAACAAGGCGACACCAGGCGTCCTCCCCTACATCTCCACAGACATCGCTGGCCTCTCATCCAGCTTCTACAGCGCCTTCTCCGCCTGCAGCCACTTTCTGGAGGCCAACAAGGACAGTGTGGCTGCTCTGCCGCCCTTTTcaccacaacacagcagcaacaatacAGTCTCAGTGAAGCTCTGA
- the acot11b gene encoding acyl-coenzyme A thioesterase 11b isoform X3: protein MTSEVDNANIMLDPLDIQEGEETYRNPTEVKMSQIVLPCHANHCGELSVGQLLKWMDSTACLSAERHASCSCITASVDDIHFEHTIGVGNVVNIIAKVNRAFTSSMEVGIMVTCEDLYTDRQWKVCHAFATFVAKRTEAGKVQLKQVFPHTQMEQMEYSLAAERRRMRLIHAEIITDLLSSSTAQLGTAWRHKGECQEYQDAVPAERTRVESVELVLPPHANHQVSTFGGQIMAWMENVATIAASRLCNAHPTLRSIDMFHFRGPSHIGDRLVLKAIVNNAFKHSMEVGVCAEAYQGGEPLRHINSAFMTFEVLDSDRKPCTLPRIRPEPVDGKRRYKEAIARKKIRLDRKYIISSKHTEVPLSVPWDSSNQMYLSYNNVSALKLMDTRNNWILTSEKNKVRLYTLEENQMLSFKVEMHVSVGAGQTFHLLSDLRRRKEWDQHYEECEVINQADEDDTLYRVATPSVSKRGKGQDFILLASRRKPCDAGSPTTTRRHQASSPTSPQTSLASHPASTAPSPPAATFWRPTRTVWLLCRPFHHNTAATIQSQ from the exons ATGACATCAGAGGTGGACAATGCCAACATCATGCTTGACCCGCTGGACATTCAGGAAGGCGAGGAAACGTACAGAAACCCCACTGAAGTGAAGATGAGCCAGATTGTGCTACCCTGCCATGCCAACCACTGTGGGGAGCTGAGCGTTGGGCAGCTGCTGAAGTGGATGGATTCCACAGCCTGTTTATCTG CTGAGAGACATGCATCTTGTTCCTGTATCACAGCCTCAGTTGACGACATCCATTTTGAACACACCATAGG GGTGGGAAATGTCGTCAACATCATTGCAAAAGTCAACAGAGCCTTCACTTCCAGTATGGAG GTGGGCATAATGGTGACATGTGAAGACCTTTacactgacagacagtggaAGGTCTGCCATGCCTTTGCCACCTTTGTTGCTAAACGAACCGAAGCTGGGAAG GTACAGCTAAAGCAGGtttttcctcacacacaaaTGGAGCAGATGGAGTACAGTCTGGCAGCAGAGCGGAGGAGGATGAGGCTTATCCATGCTGAGATCATTACAGATCtactgagcagcagcacagctcaACTGGGTACAGCTTGGAGACACAAAG GAGAATGCCAGGAGTATCAGGACGCTGTGCCAGCTGAGCGAACACGAGTGGAGAGTGTGGAGCTGGTGTTACCCCCACATGCCAATCACCAAGTCAGCACCTTCGGAGGCCAGATCATGGCCTGGATGGAGAATGTGGCAACAATCGCAGCAAG TCGCTTGTGTAATGCACACCCGACCTTGAGGTCTATAGACATGTTCCATTTTCGGGGCCCATCTCACATTGGAGACAGACTGGTCCTGAAAGCCATTGTTAACAATGCTTTCAAACACAG CATGGAGGTGGGAGTATGTGCTGAGGCCTACCAAGGTGGAGAACCTCTACGCCATATAAATAGTGCTTTTATGACCTTTGAGGTGCTGGACAGTGACAGGAAACCATGCACGCTGCCACGGATACGACCTGAGCCGGTG GATGGAAAAAGGCGTTATAAAGAAGCCATCGCAAGAAAGAAGATTCGGCTTGATAG GAAATACATAATCTCCAGCAAGCATACTGAAGTGCCCTTGTCTGTACCGTGGGATTCAAGTAACCAG atgtACTTGAGCTACAACAACGTATCAGCACTGAAACTAATGGATACCAGAAACAACTGGATATTAACCTCTGAGAAAAATAAG GTCAGATTATACACGCTGGAGGAAAACCAGATGCTGTCTTTTAAGGTGGAGATGCATGTCAGTGTCGGAGCAGGGCAGACTTTCCACCTGCTGTCAgacctgaggaggagaaaagagtgGGACCAACATTATGA GGAGTGTGAGGTGATCAACCAGGCAGATGAGGATGACACCCTTTATCGTGTCGCTACACCCTCTGTCAGTAAAAGGGGCAAAGGCCAGGACTTCATCTTACTGGCATCTAGGAGGAAGCCGTGTGATGCTGG GTCACCTACTACAACAAGGCGACACCAGGCGTCCTCCCCTACATCTCCACAGACATCGCTGGCCTCTCATCCAGCTTCTACAGCGCCTTCTCCGCCTGCAGCCACTTTCTGGAGGCCAACAAGGACAGTGTGGCTGCTCTGCCGCCCTTTTcaccacaacacagcagcaacaatacAGTCTCAGTGA
- the acot11b gene encoding acyl-coenzyme A thioesterase 11b isoform X1 has protein sequence MTSEVDNANIMLDPLDIQEGEETYRNPTEVKMSQIVLPCHANHCGELSVGQLLKWMDSTACLSAERHASCSCITASVDDIHFEHTIGVGNVVNIIAKVNRAFTSSMEVGIMVTCEDLYTDRQWKVCHAFATFVAKRTEAGKVQLKQVFPHTQMEQMEYSLAAERRRMRLIHAEIITDLLSSSTAQLGTAWRHKGECQEYQDAVPAERTRVESVELVLPPHANHQVSTFGGQIMAWMENVATIAASRLCNAHPTLRSIDMFHFRGPSHIGDRLVLKAIVNNAFKHSMEVGVCAEAYQGGEPLRHINSAFMTFEVLDSDRKPCTLPRIRPEPVDGKRRYKEAIARKKIRLDRKYIISSKHTEVPLSVPWDSSNQMYLSYNNVSALKLMDTRNNWILTSEKNKVRLYTLEENQMLSFKVEMHVSVGAGQTFHLLSDLRRRKEWDQHYEECEVINQADEDDTLYRVATPSVSKRGKGQDFILLASRRKPCDAGDPYLIALRSVTLPTHPPTEDYTRGEVLCAGFAIWEESSTVTKVTYYNKATPGVLPYISTDIAGLSSSFYSAFSACSHFLEANKDSVAALPPFSPQHSSNNTVSVKL, from the exons ATGACATCAGAGGTGGACAATGCCAACATCATGCTTGACCCGCTGGACATTCAGGAAGGCGAGGAAACGTACAGAAACCCCACTGAAGTGAAGATGAGCCAGATTGTGCTACCCTGCCATGCCAACCACTGTGGGGAGCTGAGCGTTGGGCAGCTGCTGAAGTGGATGGATTCCACAGCCTGTTTATCTG CTGAGAGACATGCATCTTGTTCCTGTATCACAGCCTCAGTTGACGACATCCATTTTGAACACACCATAGG GGTGGGAAATGTCGTCAACATCATTGCAAAAGTCAACAGAGCCTTCACTTCCAGTATGGAG GTGGGCATAATGGTGACATGTGAAGACCTTTacactgacagacagtggaAGGTCTGCCATGCCTTTGCCACCTTTGTTGCTAAACGAACCGAAGCTGGGAAG GTACAGCTAAAGCAGGtttttcctcacacacaaaTGGAGCAGATGGAGTACAGTCTGGCAGCAGAGCGGAGGAGGATGAGGCTTATCCATGCTGAGATCATTACAGATCtactgagcagcagcacagctcaACTGGGTACAGCTTGGAGACACAAAG GAGAATGCCAGGAGTATCAGGACGCTGTGCCAGCTGAGCGAACACGAGTGGAGAGTGTGGAGCTGGTGTTACCCCCACATGCCAATCACCAAGTCAGCACCTTCGGAGGCCAGATCATGGCCTGGATGGAGAATGTGGCAACAATCGCAGCAAG TCGCTTGTGTAATGCACACCCGACCTTGAGGTCTATAGACATGTTCCATTTTCGGGGCCCATCTCACATTGGAGACAGACTGGTCCTGAAAGCCATTGTTAACAATGCTTTCAAACACAG CATGGAGGTGGGAGTATGTGCTGAGGCCTACCAAGGTGGAGAACCTCTACGCCATATAAATAGTGCTTTTATGACCTTTGAGGTGCTGGACAGTGACAGGAAACCATGCACGCTGCCACGGATACGACCTGAGCCGGTG GATGGAAAAAGGCGTTATAAAGAAGCCATCGCAAGAAAGAAGATTCGGCTTGATAG GAAATACATAATCTCCAGCAAGCATACTGAAGTGCCCTTGTCTGTACCGTGGGATTCAAGTAACCAG atgtACTTGAGCTACAACAACGTATCAGCACTGAAACTAATGGATACCAGAAACAACTGGATATTAACCTCTGAGAAAAATAAG GTCAGATTATACACGCTGGAGGAAAACCAGATGCTGTCTTTTAAGGTGGAGATGCATGTCAGTGTCGGAGCAGGGCAGACTTTCCACCTGCTGTCAgacctgaggaggagaaaagagtgGGACCAACATTATGA GGAGTGTGAGGTGATCAACCAGGCAGATGAGGATGACACCCTTTATCGTGTCGCTACACCCTCTGTCAGTAAAAGGGGCAAAGGCCAGGACTTCATCTTACTGGCATCTAGGAGGAAGCCGTGTGATGCTGG GGACCCATATCTGATCGCTTTGCGCTCTGTCACTTTGCCCACTCACCCTCCCACTGAGGACTACACCAGGGGAGAGGTGCTCTGCGCTGGCTTCGCAATCTGGGAAGAGTCCAGCACTGTCACCAAG GTCACCTACTACAACAAGGCGACACCAGGCGTCCTCCCCTACATCTCCACAGACATCGCTGGCCTCTCATCCAGCTTCTACAGCGCCTTCTCCGCCTGCAGCCACTTTCTGGAGGCCAACAAGGACAGTGTGGCTGCTCTGCCGCCCTTTTcaccacaacacagcagcaacaatacAGTCTCAGTGAAGCTCTGA